A single window of Anopheles moucheti chromosome 2, idAnoMoucSN_F20_07, whole genome shotgun sequence DNA harbors:
- the LOC128298020 gene encoding zinc finger protein 160-like, protein MTNNICEINTICRLCLCDDNDVLFPMSCLTESSITEEDIERFTGLELFREENVCYTICIDCANKLKKCVLFRTVCLSNDAQFRRIFTGNSRECFRKENDSATAESPVEQYESSIEFEIVDIKNVHKIEDSSADENDEESNVEFELGEPPDDDASGDDGFDAKCEQHSDALTYNELNKSIEDDDDTKSAIQNIEEQYEKISPRKLARSKPSVNPKSTRSKTVRKYRRCDTCGKMVSDLKSHLLRHTKEKKFACPYCPHKMSMRSNLNIHIKAVHLKEICKTCEICGSGFVNYNSYKNHMASQHSAGEYECKNCSKKFTHIRTYNIHVRRYHKTDCIKKKPKQLCGTCGAMVTNIATHMQTHTQEKKYPCPHCPIEMVDRTNLTRHVHSVHLQREVKSCDLCNIGFKYPSSHRSHMLRVHGIGNTFDCSECSKKFNHRSGLRSHTARVHSNERKYDCETCGKLFKVKSSLVKHQLVHSTEQPYACNQCPKRFKSRHGRNSHQLTHSGIVFPCPHCEKSYRYKDVLSIHIRQNHPEAKKVNL, encoded by the exons ATGACGAACAATATCTGTGAAATTAATACCATTTGTCGGCTCTGTTTGTGCGACGACaatgatgttttatttccGATGTCCTGCTTAACCGAATCTTCAATAACTGAGGAAGATATAGAACGATTTACCGGCCTTGAG TTATTCCGAGAAGAAAATGTATGCTACACGATTTGTATCGACTGCGCTAACAAGCTGAAAAAGTGCGTCTTGTTTCGCACAGTGTGCTTGAGCAATGATGCTCAATTTAGACGGATTTTCACGGGTAATAGTAGAGAATGTTTCCGCAAAGAAAACGATAGTGCAACCGCGGAATCACCGGTAGAGCAGTATGAATCGTCTATAGAATTCGAGATAGTGGATATAAAAAACGTTCATAAAATAGAAGATTCGTCAGCAGATGAAAATGACGAAGAATCCAATGTGGAGTTTGAATTGGGAGAACCGCCGGATGATGATGCTAGCGGCGATGATGGATTCGATGCCAAATGTGAGCAGCATAGCGATGCACTTACGTATAATGAGCTGAACAAATCCATTGAAGACGATGACGATACCAAAAGCGCCATTCAAAACATTGAGGAACAATATGAAAAGATTTCGCCGCGTAAGCTTGCAAGAAGTAAGCCTTCTGTTAATCCAAAAAGCACAAGATCAAAGACTGTTCGTAAGTATCGCCGCTGTGACACCTGCGGGAAGATGGTATCGGATTTGAAAAGTCATTTGCTAAGGCAtacgaaggaaaagaaattcgCTTGCCCTTACTGTCCACACAAAATGAGTATGCGATCCAACTTAAACATACATATCAAGGCTGTTCATCTGAAGGAAATTTGCAAAACATGTGAAATATGTGGATCAGGatttgttaattacaactcctACAAGAACCATATG GCCTCTCAGCACAGCGCCGGCGAATATGAATGTAAAAATTGTTCGAAGAAGTTCACGCACATACGTACTTACAATATCCATGTACGGCGGTACCACAAAACGGATTGCATAAAAAAGAAGCCAAAGCAACTCTGTGGCACTTGTGGCGCCATGGTGACCAATATCGCTACGCACATGCAAACTCACACGCAAGAGAAAAAGTATCCTTGTCCCCACTGTCCGATCGAAATGGTGGATCGTACCAACTTGACCCGTCATGTGCATTCGGTGCACTTGCAGCGGGAGGTGAAATCGTGCGATTTATGCAACATAGGATTCAAGTATCCTAGTTCTCACAGATCTCACATG CTCAGGGTCCATGGAATCGGTAACACATTTGATTGCAGTGAATGTTCAAAGAAGTTCAACCATCGAAGTGGATTACGAAGCCACACGGCACGTGTTCACAGCAATGAGCGAAAGTACGATTGTGAAACGTGTGGGAAACTGTTTAAGGTGAA GTCGAGCCTGGTAAAGCATCAACTGGTTCACTCGACAGAGCAACCTTATGCATGCAATCAATGTCCCAAACGATTTAAGAGCAGACACGGTCGAAATTCCCATCAGCTGACCCACAGCGGGATTGTTTTCCCATGTCCACACTGTGAAAAATCCTATCGGTACAAAGACGTGCTAAGTATTCACATCCGACAAAATCATCCAGAAGCGAAGAAAGTCAATCTGTAG
- the LOC128298022 gene encoding zinc finger protein 652-like, with the protein MGEFRRDLNGICRLCLSEDENILFPATKFTDSTMTVDDIELITGIRVITKENKPYAVCIDCKTKLRMFHAYRSFCLRNDVKFRKRFAENAAEATADSVNPEFANDRPGSTSPSETIEECNMMDAAKEKTIELEEIEDSSIDDAEKTMYSQRSYEDMHEDSYDSITYADNDTHIEPSNGNESSLQEAPEQPDKQESHSLITAANVAIAENPNTEAKLGKELCTLCGKLVTSADKHMLTHSTDRILTCEFCQKKYGSKAYLKHHVIAVHMKRIVRTCEPCNIGFRYVDSYYAHMRAKHNYGVPFECKICNLKFRHRGGLRNHNNQKHNFASNCECPICGMIFQDKKGLRDHSRVHSDEQPFACKYCPKRFKGPTACKAHQLIHEGVKFPCTICDKIYAYKTLLNAHMRKAHITEDTTNPDSS; encoded by the exons ATGGGAGAATTTCGACGCGATTTAAACGGTATTTGTCGCTTATGTTTGAGTGAGGatgaaaatattctttttccGGCTACTAAGTTCACCGATTCTACAATGACGGTCGACGATATAGAGCTAATTACCGGAATACGG GTTAttacaaaggaaaacaaaccctATGCTGTGTGCATCGATTGTAAGACCAAATTGCGAATGTTCCACGCGTACAGATCGTTCTGTTTGAGGAATGATGTAAAGTTTAGAAAACGGTTTGCGGAGAATGCTGCAGAAGCGACAGCCGATTCTGTAAATCCAGAATTTGCCAATGATCGTCCTGGTAGTACAAGTCCCAGCGAAACTATCGAGGAATGTAATATGATGGAtgcagcgaaagaaaaaacgatAGAACTTGAAGAAATTGAAGATAGTTCAATCGATGATGCTGAAAAAACAATGTACTCTCAACGAAGCTATGAGGACATGCACGAGGATTCATATGATTCCATAACGTATGCTGATAATGATACCCATATAGAACCCTCAAATGGGAATGAATCTTCACTACAGGAAGCTCCGGAACAGCCAGACAAACAGGAAAGCCACAGTTTGATAACTGCTGCCAACGTTGCTATTGCTGAAAATCCAAATACCGAAGCGAAGCTTGGAAAGGAACTTTGTACGCTTTGTGGTAAATTAGTAACGTCGGCAGATAAGCACATGTTGACACATTCGACTGACCGAATTTTAACTTGCGAGTTTTGTCAGAAGAAATATGGCAGCAAAGCATACCTTAAGCATCACGTGATAGCTGTACACATGAAAAGAATCGTAAGGACTTGTGAACCATGCAACATAGGGTTCAGATACGTTGACTCTTACTACGCTCATATG aGAGCAAAACACAACTACGGAGTGCCGTTTGAATGTAAAATATGCAATTTGAAATTTCGCCATCGAGGAGGACTGAGAAATCACAATAATCAGAAGCATAACTTTGCGAGCAACTGCGAATGTCCAATTTGCGGAATGATATTTCAAGACAA GAAGGGTCTAAGGGATCACAGCCGAGTACATTCGGACGAGCAACCGTTTGCCTGCAAGTATTGCCCAAAACGATTCAAAGGTCCTACGGCTTGCAAGGCACATCAATTGATTCACGAGGGTGTAAAGTTTCCTTGCACAATATGTGATAAAATTTACGCCTACAAAACGTTGCTGAATGCACACATGAGGAAAGCACATATAACGGAAGATACAACTAATCCGGATAGCTCATGA
- the LOC128300745 gene encoding zinc finger protein 626-like yields the protein MDETVRKSDNVCRLCLSQDKKHLIPASVLINASFSIQDVERFTGIQIQQDESVPIAICTDCGEKIENSVAFRKLCAHNDALFRQLFGLMVEITPQDDRCSVTLSMQAVIDHVEELSMESNCTEILHNTDTEENGDETEEAFNQTLNYSSLELNPDRMVVELDGQVDCAEDSEKQSNGPETSNPVNPLSCPPDGRRSSSQHHIRNVHLKNTSKTCSMCGETFSSYYAYKYHKASQYGNREYAAECGICSKKFCNVTTYNAHYGRYHATADEKNHPKMRKKQLCGICGMMVTQLSTHSLTHSQERHLACPHCPIKMADKGNLSRHIQAVHLKKVVRTCEMCGKEFLHVNLYKYHMLSVHGVGKTFDCDICLKKFKTLAVLKFHKVSLHSNEKRFECGICGMMFKVKHTLRTHEKRVHSVEKPFVCSQCPKRFKSPYGKKSHELTHSGIVFSCTFCEKAYRYKSLLQAHTRKQHSKMVEINRKS from the exons atggatgaaacagtGCGTAAATCAGACAATGTTTGTCGTCTATGCTTAAGTCAAGATAAAAAGCATCTTATTCCTGCTTCAGTATTAATAAACGCTTCGTTTTCGATCCAAGACGTAGAACGGTTTACCGGCATTCAG ATACAACAAGATGAAAGTGTTCCGATTGCGATTTGTACTGATTGTGGCGAGAAGATAGAAAATTCTGTCGCCTTTCGTAAGCTTTGTGCACATAATGATGCTCTTTTTCGACAACTGTTTGGTTTGATGGTTGAAATCACCCCACAAGATGATCGATGTTCTGTTACTTTATCAATGCAAGCGGTAATAGATCATGTCGAGGAACTCAGTATGGAATCAAACTGCACAGAAATATTGCACAACACGGATACTGAGGAGAATGGTGATGAAACCGAAGAAGCGTTCAACCAAACATTGAACTATTCATCACTGGAATTGAACCCGGATCGAATGGTGGTTGAGCTTGATGGGCAAGTAGATTGTGCGGAAGATTcggaaaaacaatcaaacgggCCGGAAACAAGCAATCCGGTAAATCCTCTGTCTTGCCCTCCAGACGGACGACGGAGTAGCAGTCAA CATCACATCAGAAATGTACATTTGAAGAACACATCCAAAACGTGTTCCATGTGTGGGGAGACATTCTCTTCCTACTACGCCTACAAGTATCATAAG GCTTCCCAGTACGGGAATCGCGAGTACGCAGCGGAATGTGGTATTTGTTCAAAAAAGTTTTGCAATGTTACCACTTACAACGCGCATTACGGACGATACCATGCTACTGCGGATGAGAAAAATCATCCCAAAATGAGGAAGAAGCAACTGTGCGGTATTTGCGGCATGATGGTAACGCAACTTTCTACCCACAGTTTAACCCACAGTCAGGAGAGACATTTGGCATGCCCGCACTGTCCAATTAAAATGGCAGATAAAGGAAATCTATCACGCCACATCCAAGCAGTGCATTTGAAAAAGGTTGTGAGAACTTGTGAAATGTGTGGGAAagagttcttgcatgtaaatcTGTACAAATACCATATG CTTTCGGTGCACGGAGTTGGGAAAACGTTTGATTGTGACATATGTTTGAAGAAGTTTAAAACACTTGCCGTACTGAAATTTCATAAAGTCTCTCTCCATAGTAATGAGAAAAGATTCGAGTGCGGCATTTGCGGGATGATGTTTAAAGTGAA aCACACACTACGGACGCACGAAAAACGTGTACATTCCGTTGAGAAACCGTTTGTCTGCAGCCAGTGCCCTAAGCGCTTCAAAAGTCCGTATGGTAAGAAATCTCACGAGCTCACACACAGTGGAATAGTTTTTTCTTGCACGTTTTGCGAGAAAGCATATCGGTACAAATCGTTGCTGCAGGCGCACACGAGGAAGCAGCACTCAAAAATGGTAGAGATAAATAGGAAAAGTTGA
- the LOC128300738 gene encoding zinc finger protein 729-like, with translation MSKYRRPHFDNHDASEKEGKASVVYKQTVFLCEMASFSREINSFCRLCLSGNDANLLPTSKIIDATLTIDDIERFTGIRIEDENMSCVICEDCHNKLLKFTAFRACCMTNDVRFRKMVRTIREHGCEAVIRIKEKMVHSTIVRTEANNEQYKNVVDDNFTITYVESTFDDHAEEVVGEKSVENSDIDEEVVEIIVQTDLQSNRTELDISVSPASVADQQHDEPTVIDSFTNDKRRKIAERSVPNTTSRITGKSREAKLNKKYPRKQQLSRPTIQKQLCPVCGKLVQYLPDHIVSHTKEQKYACDHCSMTCSRKSYLKLHVEAVHLKKVVKSCELCSRDFTHISGYAAHMRAQHNVGEWYVCKICNLKFRHPGGLRGHNNRKHNAESNCECPICGMKFEDKKGLKDHSRVHSNEKPFACTFCPKRFKSPNAHRTHMLVHKGVVFACTLCHKSYRYKSLLNAHMKKVHTKENLRNDQYLERKCTNMIKEATPNAVGKQILILRAMTNNICEINTICRLCLCDDNEVLFPMSCLSDSSITEEDIERFTGLELFREENVCYTICIDCANKLKKCVLFRSVCLSNDAQFKLMFAVCIGSNGKECFSTENDSVTVESAVEHNESSVEFEIVDIKNVHKIEQLSIVENGKESKVKLTSEDPPVGERNASGDDGFEVKSEQHSYILTNSAVINTVEDDDDDTKGISQITEEEADDVEVKDSSHKRLKSTTPSISNITKSKTGRAYTRCDICGKTVLYIKTHLRSHANDEKFACPYCPHKTRYQKHLNTHIKTDHRKEVSKSCEICGIDFFSQITYTKHMTSKHGAGEYECETCSKKFSQRKLFNIHLRRAHRKDRPKRPKKLCVICGARVTYISRHIQSHTQEKKYPCPHCSIEMVDSGNLARHVQSVHLKKSVKSCEICNIGFKYDVSYKSHMLREHGIGNTFDCKQCPRKFNHRSGLESHVARAHSNLRKFACKICGMEFKIGSHLQRHQMVHSTEQPYACSQCPKRFKSKNSRRTHQLTHTGIVFSCKHCDKSYRYKSVLDTHIRQKHPETMTVDT, from the exons ATGTCAAAATACCGTAGGCCGCATTTTGACAACCACGACGCGTCCGAAAAGGAAGGGAAAGCATCTGTTGTGTacaaacaaacagtttttCTGTGCGAAATGGCGAGCTTTTCACGcgaaattaatagtttttgcagACTTTGTTTATCGGGCAATGATGCCAATCTATTGCCTACATCGAAAATAATCGATGCCACGCTGACCATTGACGATATTGAGCGATTCACGGGAATTCGT ATTGAAGACGAAAACATGTCGTGCGTTATTTGCGAAGATTGTCATAACAAGTTGCTAAAGTTTACGGCGTTCCGCGCCTGCTGTATGACCAATGATGTACGATTTAGGAAAATGGTTCGAACGATTAGAGAACACGGTTGCGAAGCTGTAATAAGGATTAAGGAGAAAATGGTACATTCCACAATAGTTCGTACGGAAGCAAATAACGAACAGTACAAAAATGTCGTTGATGATAACTTTACAATTACATACGTGGAGTCAACGTTCGACGATCATGCAGAGGAAGTTGTTGGTGAAAAGAGCGTTGAAAATTCGGATATTGATGAGGAAGTGGTTGAAATCATCGTACAAACGGATTTGCAATCCAATCGCACCGAGTTGGACATTTCGGTATCGCCCGCATCTGTAGCAGATCAACAACACGACGAACCGACAGTAATTGATTCTTTTACAAATGATAAGCGAAGAAAGATAGCTGAGCGAAGTGTACCAAATACCACATCTCGTATAACCGGGAAAAGTAGAGAGGCTAAATTGAATAAGAAATACCCTAGAAAGCAACAATTATCCAGACCAACAATACAAAAGCAGTTGTGTCCAGTGTGTGGGAAGCTAGTGCAATATCTTCCGGATCATATTGTGTCGCACACGAAAGAGCAAAAGTACGCCTGTGATCATTGTTCAATGACTTGTAGTCGCAAATCTTATTTAAAATTGCACGTGGAGGCTGTTCATCTGAAGAAAGTGGTGAAATCTTGTGAATTATGCAGTCGAGACTTTACACACATATCGGGCTACGCAGCGCACATG CGCGCGCAACATAATGTAGGAGAATGGTACGTATGTAAAATATGTAACCTGAAGTTTCGTCATCCGGGTGGCTTGAGAGGCCATAACAATCGTAAGCATAATGCTGAAAGCAACTGCGAGTGTCCAATTTGTGGAATGAAGTTTGAAGACAA GAAGGGTCTAAAGGATCACAGCAGAGTTCATTCGAACGAGAAGCCGTTCGCTTGCACCTTTTGTCCAAAACGTTTTAAGAGCCCTAACGCTCACAGAACTCACATGCTGGTACACAAAGGTGTAGTTTTCGCGTGCACCTTGTGTCATAAGAGCTATCGCTACAAATCCTTACTAAATGCGCACATGAAGAAGGTTCATACGAAGGAGAATTTACGAAACGACCAATA CTTGGAACGGAAATGTACGAACATGATCAAAGA AGCAACACCAAATGCTGTTGGTAAACAAATTCTTATCCTGCGTGCGATGACGAACAATATCTGTGAAATTAATACCATTTGTCGGCTCTGTTTGTGCGACGACAATGAGGTTTTATTTCCGATGTCCTGCTTATCCGATTCTTCAATAACTGAGGAAGATATAGAACGATTTACCGGCCTTGAG TTATTCCGAGAAGAAAATGTATGCTACACGATTTGTATCGACTGCGCTAACAAGCTGAAAAAGTGCGTCTTGTTTCGCTCAGTGTGCTTGAGCAATGATGCTCAATTTAAGCTGATGTTTGCGGTGTGCATTGGGAGCAATGGAAAGGAATGTTTCAGCACAGAAAACGATAGTGTAACCGTGGAATCAGCGGTAGAACATAATGAATCCTCAGTAGAATTCGAGATAGTGGATATTAAAAACGTTCATAAAATAGAACAATTGTCGATCGTCGAAAATGGCAAGGAATCCAAGGTGAAATTAACATCAGAAGATCCACCGGTTGGTGAGCGTAACGCTAGCGGTGACGATGGATTCGAGGTCAAAAGTGAACAGCATAGCTATATACTAACGAATAGTGCGGTCATAAATACCGTTgaagacgacgatgacgatacCAAAGGCATCAGCCAAATAACCGAGGAGGAAGCAGATGATGTAGAAGTGAAGGATTCTTCGCACAAACGGCTAAAAAGCACAACTCCGTCAATCTCTAACATCACAAAATCAAAGACAGGTCGTGCATATACCCGTTGTGATATCTGTGGGAAGACAGTATTGTATATAAAAACCCATTTGCGATCTCATGCAAATGATGAGAAATTCGCTTGCCCATACTgtccacacaaaacacgttaccaaaaacatttaaatacaCACATCAAGACGGATCATCGGAAGGAAGTGAGCAAAAGCTGTGAAATATGTGGAATAGATTTTTTTAGTCAGATAACCTATACCAAGCATATG ACATCCAAGCACGGAGCGGGTGAATATGAATGTGAAACATGTTCAAAGAAGTTCTCACAGAGAAAACTTTTCAATATTCATTTACGGCGTGCCCATAGGAAGGATCGACCGAAGAGACCGAAGAAACTTTGTGTCATTTGTGGCGCTCGGGTGACATATATTTCTAGGCACATACAAAGTCATacgcaagaaaaaaagtatCCCTGTCCCCACTGCTCGATCGAAATGGTAGATTCTGGAAATTTGGCTCGTCACGTACAATCGGTGCATTTGAAGAAGTCCGTGAAATCGTGCGAAATATGCAACATAGGATTCAAGTATGATGTCTCTTACAAATCTCACATG CTCAGAGAACATGGTATCGGTAACACGTTCGATTGTAAACAGTGTCCAAGAAAGTTCAACCATCGAAGCGGATTGGAAAGCCACGTAGCACGTGCGCACAGTAATCTGCGaaaatttgcatgcaaaataTGTGGTATGGAGTTTAAGATTGG GAGCCACCTACAACGGCATCAGATGGTCCACTCAACAGAACAACCTTATGCGTGCAGCCAGTGTCCTAAACgatttaaaagcaaaaattcTCGAAGGACGCATCAACTGACCCACACTGGTATTGTTTTTTCATGTAAACACTGTGATAAGTCCTATCGGTACAAAAGTGTGCTTGATACGCACATCCGCCAGAAACATCCGGAAACAATGACTGTCGATACGTAA
- the LOC128298023 gene encoding zinc finger protein 77-like, producing the protein MEHILSEISGICRLCLCEGDEILIPARQILDCPSAIDDTERCTGIRIIEERNISYSICEDCSSKLKSFTSFRSLCLSNDTMFKKWFPMLFENELSDAKREQSEAFFRLDQHQPNKTESTDHIGYITSYEEPSLENYVDKAEYLEVDYSETVCSMNDSSANECDLEIGEVAKEDLKVALLHDVGADSAKEGEEDELFSKNVMIEQKYLRNLNQSVESQCSISITKSLQAGSEKSAKMSQKQLCPICGKMVYDVSGHKLSHSNERKYACPHCSMAYGRKAYLNFHVRSVHQKKVVKTCEICDRDFAYKTGYDAHMRARHNVGKWYECKPCNMKFRHPGGLRAHKNRKHNDESNCECPVCGMIFLDKMGLRNHSRVHSSEKMFACKYCPKRFRSPNAHRGHELTHLGVTFPCPHCPKSYRYKQNLKIHLSKHYV; encoded by the exons ATGGAGCAcattttgagcgaaataaGTGGTATTTGCAGGCTATGCTTGTGCGAAGGAGATGAAATTCTGATTCCTGCTAGACAAATACTAGATTGTCCGTCTGCTATAGACGATACAGAGCGCTGTACCGGAATTCGG ATAATCGAAGAAAGGAACATATCGTACAGCATTTGTGAAGACTGCAGTAGCAAGTTGAAGAGCTTTACATCTTTTCGTAGTTTATGTTTGTCTAATGATACGATGTTTAAGAAATGGTTCCCTATGTTATTCGAAAATGAACTCAGCGATGCTAAACGAGAACAATCGGAAGCTTTCTTTCGACTGGACCAACACcagccaaacaaaacagaatctACTGACCACATCGGGTATATAACATCGTATGAGGAACCATCGCTTGAGAATTATGTTGATAAAGCCGAGTATCTAGAGGTTGACTACAGTGAAACGGTCTGTAGTATGAACGACAGTTCAGCGAATGAATGTGACTTAGAGATCGGTGAGGTTGCAAAGGAAGATCTCAAGGTAGCTCTTTTGCATGATGTTGGAGCTGATTCTGCTAAAGAAGGCGAAGAAGACGAGCTGTTTTCCAAAAATGTGATGATAGAACAGAAATATTTACGTAATCTTAACCAAAGCGTGGAGTCTCAGTGCAGCATCAGTATAACAAAGTCGTTACAAGCTGGAAGCGAGAAATCGGCGAAAATGTCCCAAAAGCAGCTATGTCCGATATGTGGAAAAATGGTGTATGACGTATCGGGCCATAAGCTATCACACTCGAACGAGAGAAAGTATGCTTGTCCGCACTGTTCGATGGCTTACGGTCGTAAAGCGTATTTGAATTTTCACGTGCGATCGGTACACCAGAAAAAGGTAGTAAAAACGTGTGAAATTTGCGACCGGGATTTCGCTTACAAAACTGGCTATGATGCGCACATG CGAGCCCGACACAACGTAGGGAAGTGGTACGAATGTAAACCATGCAATATGAAATTTCGTCATCCCGGAGGCTTGAGAGCCCACAAGAATCGCAAACACAACGATGAAAGCAACTGCGAGTGTCCCGTTTGCGGAATGATATTCCTAGACAA AATGGGGTTGAGGaatcatagcagagtacactCGTCCGAGAAAATGTTTGCTTGCAAGTATTGTCCCAAACGCTTCCGAAGTCCTAACGCCCACAGGGGACATGAGCTAACCCATCTCGGAGTAACCTTCCCATGTCCACACTGCCCGAAATCCTATCGGTACAAACAAAATCTCAAAATTCACCTGTCGAAGCATTATGTATGA
- the LOC128298021 gene encoding zinc finger protein 181-like: MENIERFTGIQVCKEADSLYMICLDCHNKLQKFAGYRSICLSNDVRFKALFPRIFEKAIADDCLPDESKLEYVYSNIDVGTVDHSYCIDVHDKPMIEHCEELTNIYVEYEELMEACDNAESLDGMVEEIVEDTDLQDATAVITVTQDSNTEILPRHNMFETVVEEELEDSDRTAAEEFQYVDVQEPAIESVSLSIEENSGAETKQAKAVKQLAAKKSIRTHLCYICGKFVFHIPDHLLSHTKEPQFACDRCPFASTRKSNLKLHVQNVHLKKVVRRCDKCDRGFSYVDSYRAHMRAKHNEGELFVCKICFMKFRHRSGLNGHINRKHNEESNCTCPECGFVCQDKKGLQNHSRVHSNEKPFVCKFCPKAFKSPYARRSHELIHQGVVFSCTLCVKSYRYKSQLIDHMKKVHGQHTRKVADNMS, from the exons ATGGAAAACATAGAACGATTCACTGGCATACAG gtTTGCAAAGAAGCAGACTCGTTGTACATGATTTGTTTGGATTGCCATAATAAACTACAAAAATTTGCTGGATATCGTAGCATCTGCTTAAGCAACGATGTGCGTTTTAAAGCTCTATTTCCGAGAATATTCGAGAAAGCCATCGCTGATGATTGTTTGCCAGACGAATCGAAACTAGAATACGTATACAGCAATATAGATGTCGGGACCGTGGATCATAGCTACTGCATTGATGTACACGACAAACCAATGATAGAACACTGCGAAGAGCTAACAAATATCTACGTGGAGTACGAAGAACTTATGGAGGCGTGTGATAATGCAGAGTCTTTGGATGGAATGGTGGAGGAAATCGTGGAAGATACCGATTTACAGGATGCCACTGCCGTGATCACTGTAACGCAAGATAGTAATACGGAAATTTTACCCCGACACAATATGTTTGAAACCGTCGTGGAAGAAGAACTCGAAGATAGCGATCGTACTGCTGCTGAAGAGTTTCAATACGTCGACGTACAAGAGCCAGCGATAGAATCTGTTTCACTAAGCATTGAAGAAAATAGTGGAGCGGAAACGAAACAAGCGAAAGCCGTTAAACAGCTAGCTGCGAAGAAAAGCATCAGAACACATCTGTGCTATATCTGCGGCAAATTTGTGTTCCACATACCAGATCATTTGCTATCGCATACGAAGGAGCCCCAGTTTGCGTGCGACCGTtgtccatttgcttcaacACGCAAATCAAACTTGAAGCTGCACGTACAAAATGTCCATTTGAAAAAGGTCGTACGAAGGTGTGACAAATGTGATAGAGGATTTAGTTACGTGGATTCGTACAGAGCCCACATG CGTGCGAAACATAACGAGGGAGAGCTTTTCGTTTGCAAAATATGCTTCATGAAATTTCGCCATCGTAGTGGCCTGAATGGTCACATCAATCGCAAACACAATGAAGAAAGCAACTGTACGTGCCCAGAGTGTGGCTTTGTTTGCCAGGACAA GAAAGGACTACAGAACCATAGCAGAGTACATTCCAACGAGAAGCCGTTCGTTTGCAAATTTTGTCCGAAAGCTTTTAAAAGCCCGTACGCACGCAGGTCCCACGAACTGATCCACCAGGGAGTTGTTTTCTCATGCACACTTTGTGTAAAGTCTTATCGTTACAAGTCGCAGTTAATAGATCACATGAAAAAAGTGCATGGCCAGCATACTAGGAAAGTGGCCGATAACATGAGCTAA